The Alosa sapidissima isolate fAloSap1 chromosome 6, fAloSap1.pri, whole genome shotgun sequence genome window below encodes:
- the LOC121711460 gene encoding E3 ubiquitin-protein ligase TRIM35-like, with protein MASRSFSEEDLSCPVCYETFNNPVLLSCSHSVCKACLQTFWDTKGSRECPICRRRSSKDNPPYNLTLKNLCETFLHKRSQESTESEVLCSLHGDKLKLFCLEDKQPVCLVCRDSKKHTNHKFYPIDEAALDCKEELKIKLPTLKEKLKRFENVKLTYDKTADCIKTQAQHTEMQIKKEFGKLHRFLRIQEAASIAALRSEEKQKSQAMKQKIGKLSKEISSLSDTIRVMTTQMGTNDMTFLQNYKSTVERAQCTLQDPERVSGALINVAKHLGNLKFRVWEKMQEMVQYIPVILDPNTANARLVLSDDLTSFRDSDKEQELPGNPERFSEFATVLGSEGFSSGTHCWDVEVGKSLRWNVGVMTESAQRKGDFASMSGRWMVTNKEGKYKARSSPQPIIRLTVKQKPQRIRVQLDLDRGKVSFSDPDNNTHLHTFTHTFTERVFPYFNTVCEHFPLRVLPVKASIRVHGLS; from the exons ATCTTTCTCAGAGGAGGATTTATCCTGTCCTGTCTGCTATGAAACCTTCAATAATCCAGTTCTGCTGTCATGTagtcacagtgtgtgtaaagCCTGTCTGCAGACGTTCTGGGACACTAAAGGATCCAGAGAGTGTCCAATCTGCAGAAGGAGGTCGTCAAAAGACAATCCGCCTTATAACCTCACTTTGAAGAACCTGTGTGAGACATTCTTGCACAAGAGAAGTCAGGAAAGTACAGAAAGTGAGGTGCTCTGCAGTCTGCACGGTGATAAACTCAAGCTCTTCTGCCTGGAGGATAAGCAGCCTGTATGCCTGGTGTGTCGAGACTCCAAAAAACATACCAACCACAAGTTCTATCCCATAGATGAAGCAGCACTTGATTGCAAG GAAGAACTAAAGATCAAACTGCCAACTTTAAAGGAGAAACTGAAACGTTTTGAAAATGTTAAACTCACTTATGATAAAACAGCAGACTGCATTAAG ACTCAGGCccaacacacagagatgcagatCAAGAAGGAGTTTGGGAAGCTTCACCGGTTCCTACGAATTCAAGAGGCAGCCAGTATAGCTGCACTGAGGAGCGAAGAGAAGCAGAAGAGTCAGGCGATGAAGCAAAAGATTGGGAAGCTGAGCAAAGAGATCTCATCTCTTTCAGACACAATCAGAGTTATGACAACACAGATGGGAACTAATGATATGACATTCCTGCAG AACTACAAGAGCACAGTGGAAAG AGCCCAGTGCACACTGCAGGATCCAGAGAGGGTTTCAGGAGCTCTGATCAATGTGGCAAAACACCTGGGCAATCTGAAGTTCAGAGTCTGGGAGAAGATGCAGGAAATGGTCCAGTATA TTCCAGTCATTCTGGATCCAAACACTGCAAACGCACGTCTTGTCCTGTCTGACGATCTGACCAGTTTTAGGGACAGTGATAAAGAGCAAGAGCTTCCTGGTAACCCAGAGAGGTTTAGTGAGTTTGCTACTGTCCTGGGCTCTGAGGGCTTCTCTTCAGGGACACACTGCTGGGATGTGGAGGTTGGAAAGAGCCTACGCTGGAATGTGGGGGTGATGACAGAGTCTGCCCAGAGGAAGGGAGACTTTGCCTCCATGAGTGGTCGGTGGATGGTGACTAATAAAGAGGGCAAATATAAAGCACGTTCTTCCCCACAACCTATCATTCGCCTTACAGTGAAGCAGAAACCCCAGAGGATCAGAGTGCAGCTGGACCTGGACAGAGGGAAGGTGTCATTCTCTGACCCTGATAacaacacacatttgcacactttcacacacactttcactgagaGAGTGTTTCCCTACTTTAACACGGTCTGTGAACACTTTCCCCTGAGGGTCTTACCAGTGAAGGCCTCCATAAGAGTACATGGACTCAGTTAA
- the LOC121711961 gene encoding protein ripply2-like translates to MEITMNSRLGHNGYNNESTTHESTHERALFWRPWTRGQLEQRPDSHGFHGKSLVELSDTKKANSFVHPVKLFWPRSRCFDYLYQDAEALLRNYPVQATVCLYADSSDEEDSGEEDKKEMN, encoded by the exons ATGGAGATCACCATGAATTCTCGCCTTGGACATAACGGATATAATAATGAAAGCACAACTCACGAGTCAACACACGAGCGTGCTCTGTTTTGGAGACCGTGGACACGAGGACAGTTGGAACAAAGGCCGGACTCTCATGGG tTTCACGGCAAATCCCTGGTTGAATTATCAGATACAAAGAAAGCCAACAGCTTTGTACATCCTGTAAA GTTATTCTGGCCTCGATCGCGCTGCTTTGATTATCTGTATCAGGACGCCGAAGCGCTGCTCCGGAACTATCCCGTCCAGGCGACCGTCTGTCTTTACGCAGACTCCAGCGACGAGGAGGACAGTGGCGAGGAAGACAAGAAAGAAATGAACTAG